In Penaeus vannamei isolate JL-2024 chromosome 4, ASM4276789v1, whole genome shotgun sequence, a single window of DNA contains:
- the LOC113817972 gene encoding pro-resilin-like, with protein INISNHSNVLQVLALATLVVATVARPDSPPSYGYSAPTPSYAPPAKYDFNYAVNDPASGNDFGHQEARDGDHTQGSYYVLLPDGRLQKVTYNVNGDSGYVADVTYEGEAQYPTPKASYGPPQPSYKPPTPSYA; from the coding sequence ataaatatttctaaCCATTCAAATGTACTTCAGGTATTAGCACTGGCCACCCTAGTGGTAGCCACCGTCGCCCGTCCTGATAGCCCTCCTAGTTATGGCTACTCTGCCCCCACACCCTCTTATGCACCAcccgccaagtacgacttcaactacgccgtcaacgacccaGCATCgggcaacgacttcggacaccaggaagcccgtgatggcgaccacacacagggatcctactacgtccttcttcccgacggtcgtctgcagaaggtgacCTACAATGTGAACGGAGACTCCGGTTACGTGGCTGATGTGACCTACGAGGGAGAGGCTCAGTACCCCACCCCAAAGGCCTCCTATGGTCCTCCTCAACCATCCTACAAGCCACCAACTCCATCCTATGCTTAA